One segment of Niallia sp. Man26 DNA contains the following:
- a CDS encoding peptidoglycan DD-metalloendopeptidase family protein yields the protein MAQNQENKNTTDSISEKMTDNLKGLAGKIAKPFKNKFKKQAAKMAKKAIKLAIKVLKKVLAKMLAWLISTVGVPTLLVVGISVILALLISLAMSFLWASGDDLEGDDKAIHEYIVEQSEATVDMDNPIEKPYRVPEGLIASTIMLDVFDDKKSDLDSIKKIIKKIATELAPEFEYGNYDEWKEKQVIVYEDGKKVKEGKVEHTKNEVSKLESVQYWNGSTIFNYKAHTSDWKSKEVITHKTIQVPKEVEYMETLKVPASIADITDKTYPYFNPKSKSWKDLLKEQVRQQNQKVDTTGYVTVHLKKTKTVMVDKVIEVKTITKTRNQYFTSTQNVTQDYANFDAILNSLGLGLDDKKLIEANYSFMGGSINYTDWLSQNGGVYGYDDISYDGTVIPGAGVPAQYMPIYLAAEKKYGVHWYTLAAIHSKESVFGTIDPMVSPVGAIGQMQFLPATWVGWSYDIGGGLVAASVDITSPGVIKKGGGLGVDGDGDGKADPYNVTDAVYTAANYLASNGYSTDKRNAIWHYNHAEWYINDILALAEKFKTAATYEGGTEGSPTLKPGSFIKPTTGTVTSGYGARWGTKHQGIDIGLGGRSNVKIYAAADGTVSRSYLSSSYGNVVFIQHKIDGKQYETVYAHMQNRAVSAGAKVKQGQFLGYMGGTGNVTGPHLHFEVHQPSWNISKTNSIDPALLIDFK from the coding sequence ATGGCGCAAAATCAAGAAAACAAAAATACTACTGACTCCATTAGTGAAAAAATGACCGATAATTTGAAAGGTTTAGCAGGTAAAATTGCTAAACCTTTCAAAAATAAATTTAAAAAACAAGCAGCCAAAATGGCTAAAAAGGCTATTAAACTCGCAATAAAAGTTTTAAAAAAAGTACTGGCCAAAATGCTTGCTTGGCTTATAAGTACAGTCGGAGTTCCTACTCTGCTTGTGGTCGGTATTTCTGTCATTTTAGCCCTCCTTATTTCTTTAGCTATGTCTTTCTTATGGGCAAGTGGAGATGATTTAGAAGGGGACGACAAAGCCATTCATGAGTATATTGTGGAACAATCAGAAGCCACTGTCGATATGGATAATCCTATTGAGAAGCCCTACCGGGTTCCAGAAGGATTAATAGCCTCTACTATTATGCTAGATGTGTTTGATGATAAAAAATCTGATTTAGATAGTATCAAAAAGATTATTAAGAAAATAGCAACCGAACTAGCACCTGAGTTTGAATACGGAAATTATGATGAATGGAAAGAAAAGCAAGTGATCGTCTACGAAGATGGTAAAAAAGTAAAAGAAGGAAAGGTAGAGCACACGAAAAATGAAGTAAGCAAACTGGAGTCTGTTCAGTATTGGAATGGGTCCACTATCTTTAACTATAAAGCTCATACATCGGATTGGAAATCGAAAGAAGTCATTACGCACAAAACCATTCAAGTTCCAAAAGAAGTGGAGTATATGGAAACACTAAAGGTCCCCGCTTCTATTGCAGATATAACAGACAAAACTTACCCTTACTTTAATCCAAAGAGTAAAAGTTGGAAAGATCTTCTGAAAGAACAGGTTAGACAACAAAACCAAAAGGTCGATACTACTGGATATGTAACCGTTCATCTAAAGAAGACAAAAACGGTAATGGTCGATAAAGTAATTGAAGTAAAAACCATTACGAAAACAAGAAATCAATATTTTACCTCTACACAAAATGTCACGCAAGATTATGCTAATTTTGATGCGATTTTAAATTCTTTAGGATTAGGTCTAGATGATAAGAAATTAATAGAGGCAAACTATAGCTTTATGGGTGGATCTATTAATTATACAGATTGGTTAAGTCAAAATGGTGGGGTTTATGGATACGATGACATTAGCTATGACGGAACGGTTATACCTGGTGCTGGAGTTCCGGCTCAATATATGCCGATCTATTTAGCAGCTGAGAAAAAATATGGTGTGCATTGGTATACGTTAGCGGCTATTCATTCAAAAGAAAGTGTGTTTGGAACGATTGATCCTATGGTATCTCCCGTTGGGGCAATTGGTCAGATGCAATTCCTGCCAGCAACTTGGGTAGGGTGGAGCTATGACATCGGTGGTGGATTGGTAGCTGCAAGCGTAGATATCACAAGCCCAGGAGTCATCAAAAAAGGCGGTGGACTTGGTGTTGATGGTGATGGAGACGGCAAAGCTGATCCTTATAATGTAACGGACGCAGTCTATACAGCTGCCAACTACTTAGCAAGTAATGGCTATTCTACCGATAAAAGAAACGCTATCTGGCACTATAACCATGCGGAATGGTACATTAACGACATTTTAGCTTTAGCAGAAAAATTCAAAACAGCTGCTACATATGAAGGTGGAACGGAAGGTTCACCTACCTTAAAACCTGGTAGTTTTATTAAGCCAACTACTGGAACGGTAACCTCCGGTTACGGTGCTCGATGGGGGACGAAACACCAAGGTATAGATATCGGTCTTGGTGGCAGAAGCAATGTGAAAATATACGCTGCTGCAGATGGTACAGTTTCAAGATCCTACCTATCATCCTCTTACGGTAATGTCGTTTTCATTCAACATAAAATTGATGGCAAACAGTATGAAACCGTTTATGCTCATATGCAAAATAGAGCAGTATCTGCGGGAGCAAAAGTAAAACAAGGACAATTCCTCGGTTATATGGGTGGTACCGGAAATGTTACAGGTCCCCATTTACATTTCGAGGTCCATCAACCAAGTTGGAACATTTCGAAGACGAATAGTATTGATCCAGCTTTACTAATTGACTTCAAATAA
- a CDS encoding DUF3916 domain-containing protein, which produces MKTRISKQTQSIPNPHKSELGYWHLHLPWNQEYINFRNTPNKFRRAVMQILIDQMINLIQKDQADYKTYTIISLPSLFDSQIAVVPDKTWFDGYFNRDTKEQRWLPLDKERNLIKEWNLSLPLNLDIKGFKELLLDDEVFEQEIWFIGELK; this is translated from the coding sequence ATTAAAACGAGAATTTCTAAACAAACGCAGAGTATTCCTAACCCACATAAAAGTGAATTAGGTTATTGGCATTTACACTTGCCTTGGAATCAAGAGTATATAAATTTTAGGAATACCCCAAATAAATTCAGAAGAGCTGTTATGCAAATACTTATTGATCAAATGATTAACCTGATTCAGAAGGATCAAGCTGATTATAAAACTTATACCATTATCTCTCTTCCTAGTTTGTTTGACTCACAAATTGCTGTAGTACCTGATAAAACATGGTTTGATGGTTATTTTAACAGAGATACTAAAGAACAACGGTGGTTACCTTTAGATAAGGAAAGAAATCTTATTAAAGAATGGAATTTATCTCTTCCATTGAATTTAGATATAAAAGGGTTTAAAGAGCTACTTTTAGATGATGAAGTCTTTGAACAAGAGATTTGGTTTATAGGAGAGCTAAAATAA
- a CDS encoding CPBP family intramembrane glutamic endopeptidase, with product MKHLIKNKYIWIFATYILIMTVVPRGLKFVLYLGDVGKTEHLAFKNYHVENDLLIIWLNISIQLLILGFVFFLYSSTSVFTWKRPIVKGKDFLNALYIFLWKILVSGIAGIVFVFINGGLGDATPQNQQNLEVAIQTSLVTVISTVILAPIIEEFFFRKILIGHIFASHPYIGLMLSSLIFGGLHLVSGFSVVGLIIYCGMGLFLGLLYLKTNRLESSMIAHSFNNLISSLRILIQ from the coding sequence TTGAAACACCTCATCAAGAACAAATACATATGGATTTTTGCGACTTATATACTAATAATGACAGTAGTGCCGAGAGGACTGAAGTTTGTTCTATACTTAGGAGATGTAGGGAAAACCGAGCATCTTGCATTCAAGAATTATCATGTCGAGAATGATTTGTTAATCATTTGGTTAAACATTAGTATTCAATTGCTCATACTTGGTTTTGTATTCTTTCTTTATTCTAGTACCTCAGTATTCACTTGGAAAAGACCCATTGTAAAGGGGAAAGATTTTTTGAATGCCTTGTACATATTCCTATGGAAGATATTAGTTTCGGGTATTGCGGGTATTGTTTTCGTCTTTATAAACGGTGGTTTAGGGGACGCAACTCCTCAAAATCAACAGAACTTGGAAGTAGCTATTCAGACTAGTTTAGTCACTGTCATTTCTACGGTCATTCTAGCACCAATCATAGAAGAATTTTTCTTTAGGAAGATACTTATTGGACATATTTTTGCCAGCCATCCATACATTGGACTTATGCTAAGTAGTTTAATATTTGGCGGATTGCATTTAGTATCCGGGTTCTCTGTAGTAGGATTGATTATTTATTGTGGAATGGGATTATTTCTAGGTTTACTTTATTTAAAGACTAATCGTTTAGAATCTTCTATGATAGCCCATAGTTTTAATAACCTTATTTCCTCCCTACGTATTCTTATTCAATAA
- a CDS encoding DUF3888 domain-containing protein — translation MKKILSFIFAICLFSLSGFSTNAAEVKNTPNQAADHLILSVLGDEINRAVASYYKQEDPNSFFIKYGHGNSKDFVNVIQSEKGNELDYNYVVKVNITPQKKGALGKDTISFGIDQSNQSGNMKIKLLDYKHVDPKDK, via the coding sequence ATGAAAAAAATATTGAGTTTTATATTTGCAATTTGTTTATTTTCACTAAGTGGGTTTAGTACTAATGCAGCAGAAGTTAAAAATACGCCAAACCAAGCAGCCGACCATTTAATACTAAGTGTATTAGGTGATGAAATAAATAGGGCTGTTGCTAGTTACTATAAACAAGAAGACCCAAACTCATTTTTTATTAAATATGGACATGGTAATTCAAAAGACTTTGTAAATGTAATCCAGTCTGAAAAAGGTAATGAATTAGATTATAATTATGTTGTCAAAGTAAATATTACGCCTCAGAAAAAAGGTGCTTTAGGAAAAGACACAATAAGTTTTGGAATTGATCAATCTAATCAAAGCGGAAATATGAAGATTAAACTTTTGGATTACAAACATGTCGATCCAAAAGATAAATAA
- a CDS encoding UV damage repair protein UvrX, translating to MFDYSQFPNRPIICVDMKSFYASVSAVMLGLDPLTCHLAVVGNTDRQGSVVLAASPAMKKDFKIKTGSRLFEIPDDPRIVIVDPSMSVFIRVSTEITKLFYRYVPPSAVHVYSIDESFLDCTGMEKIEGTAEDIARKIQADLFHDFGLPCTIGIGPNMLLSKLCLDLAAKKSQTGIAEWTYEDVPSKLWPLSPLSEMWGIGSRVEKTLNSMGIFSVGQLARYDLGLLEKKFGIMGNQLYHHAWGIDLSEVGAPIFKGQVSLGKSQVLLRDYKNRKEIEAVILEICEEVCKRARTNNQAARTISFGLGYSRDEYGGGFYRSRTIEAPTNVTMDIYKVCLELMEEFYRGQTVRQVSISLTKLEKDTDVQLDLFDTNSWKRKKLGYVVDEIRNKFGSTALLRAISYTPGGTAIHRSGLVGGHKG from the coding sequence ATGTTTGATTATAGCCAATTTCCTAACCGCCCCATCATCTGTGTCGATATGAAGAGTTTTTACGCCAGTGTCTCTGCAGTTATGCTTGGGCTTGACCCTTTAACTTGTCACTTAGCAGTTGTAGGGAATACCGATAGGCAAGGAAGTGTCGTTCTAGCAGCATCTCCTGCCATGAAAAAAGATTTTAAAATAAAAACAGGTTCCCGCTTATTTGAAATCCCAGATGATCCACGAATTGTAATAGTGGATCCAAGTATGTCCGTTTTTATTAGAGTGAGCACAGAGATAACGAAGTTGTTTTATCGTTATGTTCCACCTTCAGCTGTACATGTTTACTCTATTGATGAAAGCTTTTTAGATTGTACTGGTATGGAAAAGATTGAGGGTACTGCAGAAGATATCGCAAGAAAGATTCAGGCGGATCTCTTCCATGACTTTGGGTTACCTTGCACAATCGGTATTGGTCCCAATATGCTTTTAAGTAAATTATGTTTAGATTTGGCTGCCAAGAAATCGCAAACCGGTATTGCGGAATGGACATACGAGGATGTTCCCAGCAAGCTTTGGCCATTATCTCCGTTAAGTGAAATGTGGGGGATAGGGAGCAGAGTAGAAAAGACCTTAAATAGTATGGGTATTTTCTCTGTTGGCCAATTGGCTAGATACGATCTTGGTTTACTTGAGAAGAAATTCGGTATTATGGGAAATCAGTTATATCATCATGCATGGGGAATTGATTTATCCGAAGTAGGAGCTCCCATATTTAAAGGGCAAGTTAGTTTAGGTAAAAGCCAAGTGCTTCTAAGAGATTACAAAAACAGAAAAGAAATAGAAGCTGTTATTTTAGAAATATGTGAAGAGGTATGTAAAAGGGCTAGAACAAACAATCAAGCTGCCAGAACCATTAGTTTTGGTTTAGGATACAGTAGGGATGAGTACGGAGGAGGTTTTTATCGCTCACGTACTATTGAAGCACCTACTAATGTAACCATGGATATATATAAGGTTTGCCTGGAATTAATGGAAGAATTTTATAGGGGGCAGACCGTCAGACAAGTATCTATTTCACTTACTAAGCTAGAGAAAGATACAGATGTACAGCTCGACCTCTTTGACACCAACAGTTGGAAAAGGAAGAAGTTGGGATATGTTGTGGATGAAATTAGAAATAAGTTTGGTTCCACAGCATTATTACGTGCCATTTCCTATACACCTGGTGGTACAGCTATACATCGTTCTGGATTAGTAGGGGGGCATAAAGGTTAA
- a CDS encoding DNA polymerase LigD, which translates to MLNTPIKPMLLQPAPELPTGDNYSWTIKYDGHRALLHYKDGRIRIYTRHKNEVTQKYLEFEFIKLPVQNCILDGEMICFDNDKDVPVPCFDSLMTRFQASNPTKINDLMQELPVQFVAFDLLFLNDKSLLNEPYYKRLSLLNKHIPNQNNLSVAPVYENGATLFNRVIDLDLEGVVARDNNKPYYLDSRPQNVIFKTKNYQYSTVSISGIRKEKFGWIMKEDNKYRGILEFVPPDERKAFYHITKQLIIDEDKDFIYLDPLIKCEVKYQCLSKNGYMRSASFQKFIV; encoded by the coding sequence ATGTTAAATACACCCATAAAACCAATGCTTCTTCAGCCCGCTCCGGAGCTTCCGACAGGAGACAATTATAGCTGGACAATCAAATATGATGGGCATCGCGCATTATTACATTATAAAGACGGCCGCATCAGAATCTACACTAGGCACAAAAATGAGGTAACCCAAAAGTACTTGGAATTCGAGTTTATAAAGTTACCTGTGCAAAACTGTATATTGGACGGAGAAATGATTTGTTTTGACAACGATAAGGATGTACCTGTTCCATGTTTTGATAGCCTTATGACCCGTTTCCAAGCCTCTAATCCCACCAAAATAAATGATCTAATGCAAGAACTACCTGTCCAATTTGTAGCTTTTGATCTTTTATTTTTAAATGATAAATCTTTACTAAATGAACCGTATTATAAACGTTTATCTCTACTTAATAAGCACATTCCCAACCAAAACAATTTATCCGTTGCCCCTGTATATGAAAATGGAGCTACGCTATTTAATCGAGTCATTGATTTAGATCTAGAAGGAGTAGTGGCCCGAGATAATAATAAGCCTTATTATTTGGATTCCCGACCTCAAAATGTCATCTTCAAAACGAAGAACTATCAATATTCCACTGTCTCCATTAGCGGAATAAGAAAAGAAAAATTCGGCTGGATTATGAAGGAAGATAACAAATACAGAGGAATATTAGAATTTGTTCCACCCGATGAAAGAAAGGCTTTTTACCATATTACAAAGCAATTGATTATAGATGAGGATAAAGACTTTATTTATTTGGACCCACTCATTAAGTGCGAAGTGAAATATCAATGCCTATCCAAAAATGGGTATATGCGAAGTGCTAGCTTTCAGAAATTCATTGTATGA
- a CDS encoding type IV secretion system protein, which yields MMNKLSEIMADLFAKMGDMFAEPFKKIPTLHNLIYGGDEKLAFLTFTEKEITNVYVPGMNMFIAVAVCVILISIVIAGMKISASGINPSNRTYIIDYFKELTIVALLFANIYAIYSLLFLTNQSIVNLFNSESDLLNLKDTIEITASNGVLGMLAIQLIKIGLGVWAYFYYTMRKFTLMLLLILGPLMLALYLIPKTRGMTIGWAKELIGTVFVQSVHAACYYIMSKMTTTTNGVEGVILMMVFIPVTESVRALLGLGGQMNDRLSKTAAMMGGSALMGMYGAAKGAMDGVSVGDALKKLRGGRGNSEKSGEKSNSEKEGEGTGTSDLKSTLGGNTGTDTGTTPKAERMLKGGEILSRGGKAVFGAAGTLIGSPMGPMGSMVGSTVGFNAGGAIGGLAGRAGTGAAQLLGSQVKKGVKAGWDKGKGVMKAESKADEKTANSVADSLTSDWAETNEADFKKDFQERFPDAHESSVEAAWNDAKAAKKDYFLNEARNNIAGIKGNEGKNARASDLIKQSSANLTKKWANDTNNKKNFDTKFNQENKLPANATPKQKQEHNNKRAAAWKQEVNAKQMEIESAAKEVASEMGNGSDYGLSFISRAGFNENLADKLSGGFSLDKANEVSNKLANEWAPKLKEDFMDKYDQKYALPKNASVEQKQTHENNKEVAWKNNLGQQKNKIAKILKRGSKAVASGKGSSTNIGQQLAIEIGNELGIPEVSPLSQKLSNQIVETMGNITPNREKALSNKSISSADSVKSATSSVKGSSLYSGKEVNIPYLRDQLAGVKVNEARNAYVNNSSLPKEQAVAKFNSGKAQTVYENARQSLPRSIPLDNKIIQNKIGRMATAVGAGVGTGALVGAANLSGLTAIKGVSDFMADTKLGQGVKKGGAHAYTTFKTEMSNLQSVSGATHPVQRVSSAAVQAVTQGAKTGFATAKNHIADNVEGKQAGFKNVIAYASGMVGGVAGYQKGANYAASNNRNMKAFGLKGLNPYNNAVQKQTSEIADISHLAQTVIGPDGQQTIANGAIQMVTTNGETLLQVRDKTGQTQSVSRMASGHSGLRKGQKVYQDLTVQNGSLVPTSNSYQYDSGGSKVSAPPIHVNPNKLVANRNTPKNPRVIKEVQSYNQQVDSGQYYIKNAMSEMDDIRMVIDRNRSYMVGQKDGQDYRISPYGSGDARLTVNEVIETKCEVNNRKLVPTTYKKNDVKTENYTTSLKPNDLMNFEPPNKRILMRKQAEQYRNKAFTGSLRGL from the coding sequence ATGATGAATAAACTTTCCGAAATAATGGCCGACCTGTTTGCCAAAATGGGAGATATGTTTGCGGAGCCTTTCAAGAAGATACCGACCTTACATAACCTCATTTATGGAGGAGACGAGAAATTAGCATTTTTAACTTTTACTGAAAAAGAGATTACAAATGTATACGTACCTGGGATGAATATGTTCATTGCAGTAGCTGTGTGTGTCATCTTAATCAGTATTGTTATTGCAGGAATGAAAATTTCCGCATCAGGTATTAATCCATCGAACAGAACCTATATCATTGATTACTTTAAAGAATTAACGATTGTTGCTTTATTATTTGCTAATATCTATGCGATTTATAGTTTGTTGTTCTTAACGAACCAAAGTATTGTAAACCTATTTAATAGTGAAAGTGACTTATTGAATTTAAAAGATACGATAGAAATCACTGCAAGCAACGGAGTGCTTGGTATGCTAGCCATTCAGTTAATTAAGATTGGTCTTGGAGTATGGGCGTATTTTTACTATACGATGAGAAAGTTTACACTCATGCTTCTATTAATACTAGGACCATTAATGTTGGCTCTTTACCTCATACCTAAAACGAGAGGTATGACGATTGGATGGGCAAAAGAGTTAATTGGAACTGTTTTTGTCCAATCTGTTCATGCGGCCTGTTATTACATTATGAGTAAGATGACGACTACAACCAATGGGGTTGAGGGAGTTATTTTGATGATGGTATTCATCCCTGTTACTGAATCCGTTCGTGCTCTCCTTGGTCTTGGTGGACAAATGAATGATCGATTATCAAAGACGGCCGCCATGATGGGTGGATCTGCCTTAATGGGAATGTATGGTGCAGCAAAGGGTGCCATGGACGGTGTATCCGTAGGGGATGCCTTGAAAAAACTTCGTGGTGGTCGAGGTAATTCAGAGAAATCTGGGGAGAAATCAAATTCAGAAAAAGAAGGGGAAGGAACGGGTACCAGTGACTTGAAAAGTACACTTGGTGGAAATACCGGTACCGATACTGGCACTACTCCAAAAGCAGAAAGAATGTTAAAAGGGGGAGAAATCCTTTCCAGAGGCGGTAAAGCTGTTTTTGGTGCCGCTGGAACATTAATTGGTTCCCCAATGGGCCCGATGGGCTCCATGGTTGGTTCTACAGTAGGTTTTAATGCTGGAGGAGCTATTGGTGGATTGGCAGGTCGCGCAGGCACAGGAGCTGCCCAACTATTAGGAAGCCAAGTGAAAAAAGGGGTAAAAGCAGGCTGGGATAAAGGAAAAGGCGTCATGAAGGCGGAGTCCAAGGCAGATGAAAAAACAGCTAACTCTGTAGCTGATAGCCTTACTTCTGATTGGGCGGAAACCAATGAAGCGGACTTTAAAAAGGATTTTCAAGAACGATTCCCTGATGCCCACGAGTCAAGTGTAGAGGCCGCTTGGAATGATGCGAAAGCTGCCAAAAAAGATTATTTCCTAAATGAAGCACGCAATAACATTGCTGGTATCAAAGGAAATGAAGGGAAAAATGCAAGAGCCTCTGATTTAATTAAACAATCATCTGCCAACTTAACAAAGAAGTGGGCGAATGATACCAATAACAAAAAGAACTTTGATACTAAATTTAATCAAGAGAATAAATTACCGGCTAATGCAACTCCTAAGCAGAAGCAGGAACACAATAATAAGCGTGCAGCTGCATGGAAACAAGAAGTCAATGCGAAACAAATGGAAATTGAATCCGCAGCAAAAGAAGTAGCTAGCGAAATGGGTAACGGATCAGACTATGGACTTTCTTTTATTAGTAGAGCTGGATTTAATGAGAACCTTGCTGATAAGTTATCTGGAGGATTTTCATTAGATAAAGCCAATGAAGTAAGTAATAAACTAGCTAATGAATGGGCACCAAAATTAAAAGAAGATTTTATGGATAAATATGATCAAAAGTATGCTCTACCTAAGAATGCTTCTGTTGAACAAAAACAAACACATGAGAACAATAAAGAAGTAGCTTGGAAGAATAACCTAGGACAACAGAAAAATAAGATAGCAAAAATCTTAAAGAGAGGTAGCAAGGCAGTAGCTTCCGGTAAAGGTAGTTCTACCAATATCGGTCAACAATTAGCTATAGAAATCGGGAATGAATTAGGAATACCAGAAGTTAGCCCTCTTTCGCAAAAACTATCTAACCAGATAGTTGAAACGATGGGCAATATAACTCCTAATAGGGAAAAAGCTTTATCTAATAAGAGTATTAGTTCCGCTGATTCTGTCAAGAGTGCTACATCTTCAGTTAAAGGTTCTTCCTTATATTCTGGCAAAGAGGTCAATATCCCTTACTTAAGAGATCAATTAGCTGGAGTGAAGGTTAATGAAGCAAGAAATGCTTATGTGAATAATAGTAGTCTCCCTAAGGAACAGGCTGTAGCCAAATTTAATAGTGGCAAAGCACAAACTGTATATGAAAATGCAAGACAATCTTTGCCAAGAAGTATCCCGCTTGATAATAAAATTATACAAAATAAAATTGGGAGAATGGCCACAGCTGTAGGAGCTGGAGTTGGTACTGGAGCGTTAGTTGGAGCTGCAAATCTTTCCGGTCTTACTGCAATCAAAGGGGTAAGTGACTTCATGGCAGATACCAAATTAGGCCAGGGGGTCAAAAAGGGTGGGGCTCATGCTTATACCACATTTAAAACAGAAATGTCTAATTTACAGAGTGTATCAGGAGCGACTCATCCTGTTCAACGAGTTAGTTCTGCTGCTGTACAAGCAGTTACTCAAGGAGCAAAAACTGGTTTCGCTACAGCAAAGAATCATATTGCGGACAATGTAGAAGGAAAACAGGCAGGCTTCAAGAATGTCATCGCCTATGCCTCTGGAATGGTGGGTGGAGTGGCTGGTTACCAAAAAGGTGCGAATTATGCCGCTTCTAATAATCGTAATATGAAAGCATTCGGATTGAAAGGATTAAACCCCTATAATAATGCCGTTCAAAAACAAACGAGCGAAATTGCAGACATCTCGCATTTAGCTCAAACGGTAATTGGTCCAGATGGTCAACAAACCATCGCAAATGGGGCCATCCAAATGGTCACAACGAATGGAGAGACCCTCCTTCAAGTAAGAGATAAAACAGGTCAAACACAATCCGTTTCTAGAATGGCTTCTGGACATTCTGGATTAAGGAAAGGGCAAAAAGTATATCAAGATCTTACCGTTCAAAACGGAAGTCTTGTTCCAACTTCTAATTCTTATCAATATGATAGTGGTGGTTCCAAAGTTTCTGCACCACCTATCCATGTGAATCCCAATAAGTTGGTCGCAAACAGAAATACGCCAAAAAATCCAAGAGTAATAAAAGAAGTACAAAGTTATAACCAACAAGTAGATAGTGGACAGTATTACATTAAAAATGCGATGTCTGAGATGGATGACATTCGAATGGTGATTGATCGTAATAGAAGCTATATGGTCGGCCAAAAAGATGGACAAGATTATCGTATTAGCCCATATGGTAGTGGTGATGCTCGTTTAACGGTAAATGAAGTAATCGAAACAAAATGTGAAGTGAACAATAGAAAGCTAGTGCCGACAACTTATAAGAAAAATGATGTAAAGACGGAGAATTATACTACATCACTTAAACCAAATGATCTTATGAATTTCGAGCCACCAAATAAACGGATTTTGATGAGAAAACAAGCCGAGCAATATCGAAATAAAGCATTTACTGGCTCATTAAGAGGTTTGTAG
- a CDS encoding methyltransferase domain-containing protein, translating into MSKDGVDLERIVFIGRTFEEYMAMFSLSTEEMEGKKILDCPAGACSFTAISQQKGLDVTACDIAYYHPGEALANKGEKDLIHAMESVEKAKAQYVFDYFKDVTDLAQYRTRALNDCAADMKQNPERYIPVTLPSLPFESEQFDLILSAHFLFTYGDRLDKAFHQNVIEELLRVVKEEIRIFPLVDLTGNRYEHLDEIVKMLKNQGYEVEEVRVPYEFQRNANTMMKIRKKDKE; encoded by the coding sequence ATGAGTAAAGATGGGGTAGATTTGGAGCGTATCGTTTTTATCGGAAGAACATTCGAGGAATATATGGCGATGTTTTCGCTTTCGACAGAAGAAATGGAAGGAAAAAAGATTTTGGACTGTCCGGCAGGGGCGTGTTCTTTTACCGCTATCAGCCAGCAAAAGGGACTGGACGTGACCGCCTGTGACATCGCATATTATCATCCGGGAGAAGCTCTTGCCAATAAAGGAGAAAAAGATCTTATACACGCGATGGAAAGCGTAGAAAAAGCAAAAGCACAGTACGTGTTTGACTATTTTAAAGATGTGACAGATTTAGCGCAGTATCGGACCCGCGCGCTTAATGATTGTGCAGCTGATATGAAACAAAATCCTGAGCGCTACATTCCTGTTACATTGCCTTCACTACCGTTTGAAAGTGAACAATTTGACTTGATTCTCTCTGCTCACTTTTTGTTTACATACGGTGATCGCCTTGATAAAGCATTCCACCAGAATGTGATTGAAGAATTGCTTCGAGTAGTAAAAGAAGAAATTCGTATCTTTCCACTTGTTGACCTTACTGGGAACAGATACGAGCATTTAGATGAGATTGTGAAAATGCTCAAAAATCAAGGGTATGAAGTTGAAGAAGTTAGAGTGCCATATGAGTTCCAAAGAAATGCAAATACAATGATGAAAATTCGAAAGAAAGATAAAGAGTAA